One genomic region from Nymphaea colorata isolate Beijing-Zhang1983 chromosome 10, ASM883128v2, whole genome shotgun sequence encodes:
- the LOC116263019 gene encoding protein NTM1-like 9, whose product MAVLSVGRLPLGFRFHPTDEELVSHYLKGKISGRVDEVQVIPEVDVCKWEPWDLPEKSLISSDDPEWFFFCPRDRKYPNGQRSNRATEAGYWKATGKDRKIRTKKPESRQIGTKKTLVFYRGRAPAGARTYWVMHEYRATKCEELNGLQDSFVLCRLFRKGEENSVNSNGDLVEPSGLSPTASKSIPDDDMADDSSDAVREKFEPEAEEVEQPTLTSVKENQCDQIDVSPALEQMHESTSGSFSSNNINMVDQFGDFSPLFHSPAYFHDEDLDASSLFTEPKFESLDDVCLTKLGVCRSFNASAPFDGYSFEHGNELRMMRTVDETFDASDFHFGESPNHQLFDDTYETGIQIRTREPTHTISQVLPFQGTAPRRICLQTSISNQSTGHEEEYEAEGDGLQSYPHRKFKQLKRSRSFKPKLKIARLCAPKIDAIESVSDNPAGDVASQRHLNTFLLRKMPKEERLWSPPLRLAAPVAPCFLDEGMKRSAECSETSSTSSAENSVNVKLQHASRKPRLLSFRVAVISILFVVLPVIWRFSRTALFIKAA is encoded by the exons ATGGCGGTTCTGTCCGTGGGCCGTCTGCCTCTAGGGTTTCGATTCCATCCGACGGACGAGGAGCTCGTGAGCCACTATCTCAAGGGCAAGATAAGCGGCCGGGTTGACGAGGTGCAGGTCATCCCCGAGGTGGACGTCTGCAAATGGGAGCCATGGGATTTGCCGG AGAAGTCGCTGATTTCGTCTGACGACCCCGAGTGGTTCTTCTTCTGCCCCCGTGATCGGAAGTACCCAAACGGCCAAAGGTCGAATCGGGCGACTGAGGCCGGGTACTGGAAGGCCACGGGGAAGGATCGCAAGATCAGGACCAAGAAGCCGGAGTCGAGGCAGATTGGGACTAAGAAAACGCTGGTTTTCTACCGAGGGCGGGCTCCTGCCGGAGCGAGGACTTACTGGGTCATGCATGAGTACCGTGCCACTAAGTGCGAAGAGTTGAACGGATTGCAG GATTCCTTTGTTCTCTGTCGTCTCTTCAGGAAGGGTGAGGAAAATAGTGTTAACTCAAACGGCGATCTCGTGGAGCCAAGTGGACTTTCTCCCACGGCAAGCAAGTCTATCCCTGATGATGATATGGCTGATGATTCATCTGACGCTGTTAGAGAAAAGTTTGAGCCGGAAGCAGAGGAGGTTGAACAACCAACTCTTACGTCTGTGAAAGAGAATCAATGTGACCAAATTGATGTTTCACCGGCTTTGGAGCAAATGCACGAGTCCACATCTGGTTCCTTTTCAAGCAATAATATTAATATG GTTGATCAATTTGGagatttttctcctttatttcatTCACCAGCTTATTTCCATGATGAAGACCTAGACGCTTCCTCTTTATTTACCGAGCCAAAATTTGAATCCTTGGACGATGTTTGTTTGACGAAGCTAGGTGTTTGCCGCTCATTTAATGCTAGTGCACCATTTGATGGATATAGCTTCGAGCATGGGAATGAGCTTCGCATGATGAGGACAGTGGATGAAACGTTTGATGCCAGTGACTTCCACTTTGGAGAATCTCCTAACCATCAATTATTTGACGATACATATGAGACTGGCATCCAAATACGTACACGTGAGCCAACGCACACGATAAGTCAAGTTCTTCCATTTCAGGGCACCGCTCCCAGAAGGATCTGTCTTCAAACGAGTATCAGCAACCAATCTACAGGCCATGAAGAGGAATAT GAGGCTGAAGGAGATGGGTTGCAGAGTTATCCTCATCGAAAGTTTAAGCAACTTAAGCGTAGTAGAAGCTTCAAGCCAAAGTTAAAAATAGCGCGCCTTTGTGCACCTAAAATTGATGCCATTGAAAGTG TATCTGATAATCCTGCGGGCGACGTCGCCAGTCAGCGACACCTCAACACCTTCTTACTGCGGAAGATGCCCAAGGAAGAGCGTCTGTGGAGCCCTCCCTTGCGGCTAGCTGCTCCAGTGGCCCCATGTTTTCTAGATGAGGGGATGAAAAGAAGCGCGGAGTGTTCTGAAACTAGTTCAACATCTTCTGCGGAAAACAGTGTCAATGTGAAGCTGCAACATGCTTCCCGCAAGCCCAGGTTGCTTAGCTTCCGAGTGGCTGTAATTTCGATATTGTTCGTCGTACTTCCAGTGATATGGCGATTCTCCAGAACTGCGCTGTTTATAAAGGCGGCATGA